A genomic region of Chryseobacterium sp. KACC 21268 contains the following coding sequences:
- a CDS encoding SDR family NAD(P)-dependent oxidoreductase, which yields MTIVLITGANRSIGLETAKQLSAKGLFVYLGSRDLAKGEAIAKELNEQGFNNIKAIEIDVTNQESVLATKNSIEQEQGKLDILINNAGILGTQPQTATGTSVENIKEVFETNFFGVIYVTQAFLELLKRSESPRISNITSGLGSLTLHNDPNWKYYQVKSAAYGPSKTALNAYTIVLAHELKDSNFKVNVIDPGYTATDFNHHSGPGSVESAASFIIKHTLTQDDAPTGQFFSNDIEEETGISPW from the coding sequence ATGACAATCGTATTAATAACAGGTGCCAACAGAAGTATTGGTCTTGAAACGGCAAAACAACTTTCAGCAAAAGGTTTATTCGTTTATTTGGGAAGTCGCGACCTAGCAAAAGGTGAAGCAATTGCAAAAGAACTTAATGAACAAGGATTCAACAACATCAAAGCAATTGAGATAGATGTTACCAATCAAGAATCAGTTTTAGCAACTAAAAATAGCATCGAACAAGAGCAAGGAAAATTGGATATTCTCATCAACAATGCGGGAATTCTGGGAACGCAGCCTCAAACTGCCACAGGAACTTCTGTCGAAAATATCAAGGAAGTTTTTGAAACTAATTTTTTCGGTGTGATATATGTGACGCAGGCATTTTTAGAATTGCTGAAGAGATCTGAAAGTCCGAGAATCAGCAACATCACGTCAGGACTTGGCTCATTGACGCTTCACAACGACCCGAATTGGAAATATTATCAGGTAAAATCTGCGGCTTACGGACCATCCAAAACAGCTTTGAACGCGTACACGATAGTTTTAGCTCACGAATTGAAAGATTCAAATTTCAAAGTGAATGTCATCGATCCAGGTTACACAGCGACAGATTTCAACCACCACAGCGGTCCTGGTTCTGTAGAAAGTGCAGCCAGCTTCATCATCAAACATACTTTGACCCAAGATGACGCGCCAACAGGGCAATTCTTCAGCAATGATATCGAAGAGGAGACTGGAATCAGTCCGTGGTAA
- the meaB gene encoding methylmalonyl Co-A mutase-associated GTPase MeaB → MAKQFGIDDYINGIKASDKRILGKAITLIESKKPEHRDLADELLKAILPFTGKSIRIGITGVPGAGKSTFVETFGKLAIEKGKKVAVLAVDPSSSINKGSILGDKTRMEELAKDPNAFIRPSPSSGFLGGIANTTYESLLICEAAGYDYILIETVGVGQSETLINDITDVFLFLKIIGGGDELQGIKRGIMEMADLIFINKVDSENLAKAKLTKTELSRALQFITAKEKDWKVPIILGSALENEGLTETFEKIENFISLKNKNETFLENRRDQAEKRFEFWVKEYILEKAKRDHSLENSYLEHKKNVSDLRSNSSSEAREFVKKLFGN, encoded by the coding sequence ATGGCAAAGCAATTCGGTATCGACGATTACATCAATGGGATCAAAGCGTCTGATAAGCGGATTCTGGGAAAGGCCATTACGCTTATTGAAAGCAAAAAACCCGAACACAGAGATCTTGCCGACGAGCTTTTGAAAGCGATCTTACCATTCACTGGAAAGTCCATCAGAATTGGAATCACTGGCGTTCCTGGCGCAGGAAAATCTACTTTTGTAGAAACATTTGGAAAACTGGCAATCGAAAAAGGAAAGAAAGTGGCCGTTTTAGCGGTAGATCCAAGTTCGTCCATCAACAAAGGAAGTATTCTGGGCGATAAAACGAGAATGGAAGAATTGGCGAAAGACCCAAATGCGTTTATACGTCCAAGTCCAAGCTCCGGATTTCTTGGTGGTATTGCGAATACAACTTACGAAAGTCTCTTGATCTGCGAAGCGGCAGGTTACGATTATATTTTAATCGAAACCGTTGGGGTTGGTCAAAGCGAGACTTTGATAAATGATATTACCGACGTTTTTCTTTTTCTAAAGATCATTGGCGGCGGCGACGAACTTCAAGGTATCAAACGTGGGATTATGGAAATGGCAGATTTGATTTTCATTAATAAAGTGGATTCCGAAAATCTCGCCAAAGCCAAACTCACGAAGACCGAATTGTCCAGAGCCTTACAATTCATCACCGCGAAAGAAAAAGATTGGAAAGTTCCAATCATCCTAGGCTCAGCCTTAGAAAATGAAGGTTTAACTGAAACCTTCGAAAAGATAGAAAACTTCATTTCACTCAAAAATAAGAATGAAACTTTTCTGGAAAACCGAAGAGATCAAGCTGAAAAAAGATTCGAATTTTGGGTTAAAGAATATATTCTCGAGAAAGCCAAGCGAGATCATTCATTAGAAAATTCTTACCTCGAACATAAGAAAAATGTTTCCGATCTCCGTTCAAATTCGAGTTCAGAAGCAAGAGAATTTGTTAAAAAATTGTTCGGAAATTAA
- the scpA gene encoding methylmalonyl-CoA mutase has protein sequence MRHQIQNQNPDFKNITFDSNSENYTFEKDGLELKSKYTSEDVKNKDIKAGSAGIAPFLRGPYSTMYVQKPWTIRQYAGFSTAEESNAFYRRNLQAGQKGLSVAFDLATHRGYDSDHARVVGDVGKAGVAIDSVEDMKILFDQIPLDEISVSMTMNGAVLPILSFYIVSAEEQGISMDKLSGTIQNDILKEFMVRNTYIYPPTPSMKIIADIFEYTSRNIPKFNSISISGYHMQEAGATPVLEMAYTLADGLEYVRTGIKAGMNVDDFAPRLSFFWAIGMNHFMEIAKMRAARYIWANLLKQFNPQNQKSLALRTHSQTSGWSLTEQEPFNNITRTTIEALSSALGGTQSLHTNALDEAIALPTDYSAKIARNTQIILQQESGICDVVDPMGGSHLIETLTQQMIEEAMKFIDEVEKEGGMTKAIEAGIPKMRIEEASAIKQAKIDSGEEFIIGINSFKSDLKQTEIEILDIDNTEVRRKQIERLEKIKAERNTASVEEILNQIRETAKTGNGNLLELCIEAARRRVTLGEMSDAMEESFGRYKANIRTISGVYAMNASKNEYFEKAVALSQKFEDQEGRRPRIMVAKMGQDGHDRGAKVVATAFADMGFDVDVAPLFQTPEEVAKQAVENDIHILGVSSLAAGHKTLVPQVVEELKKLGADDITIVVGGVIPQQDYEFLYQNGAHHIFGPGTNLPKSAVEILEKLLD, from the coding sequence ATGCGCCACCAAATCCAAAATCAAAACCCTGATTTCAAGAACATTACCTTCGATTCCAATTCGGAAAATTACACTTTTGAAAAAGACGGTTTGGAATTGAAATCAAAATACACCAGCGAAGACGTCAAAAACAAAGACATCAAAGCCGGTTCCGCAGGGATTGCGCCTTTTCTTCGTGGTCCATATTCCACGATGTATGTTCAAAAACCTTGGACCATCCGCCAATATGCAGGATTTTCCACAGCAGAAGAATCGAATGCTTTCTACAGAAGAAATCTCCAAGCCGGACAAAAAGGTCTTTCCGTCGCATTCGATTTGGCAACACATCGCGGTTACGATTCAGACCACGCAAGAGTAGTTGGTGACGTTGGAAAAGCAGGCGTCGCAATAGATTCGGTGGAGGATATGAAGATTTTGTTTGACCAGATTCCATTAGACGAAATCTCAGTTTCGATGACAATGAACGGCGCGGTTTTGCCGATTTTGTCTTTTTATATAGTCTCCGCAGAAGAACAAGGAATCTCGATGGACAAGCTTTCCGGAACCATTCAGAATGATATTTTGAAAGAATTTATGGTGCGGAATACTTACATCTATCCGCCAACGCCATCAATGAAAATCATCGCGGATATTTTCGAATATACTTCCAGGAATATCCCAAAATTCAACTCCATTTCAATCTCGGGTTATCATATGCAGGAAGCTGGTGCAACGCCGGTTTTGGAAATGGCCTACACCTTAGCCGACGGTTTGGAATATGTGCGAACCGGAATCAAAGCCGGAATGAACGTCGATGATTTTGCCCCAAGATTATCTTTCTTTTGGGCGATTGGAATGAATCATTTTATGGAAATTGCAAAAATGCGAGCGGCAAGATACATTTGGGCAAATCTTCTGAAACAATTCAATCCTCAGAATCAAAAATCTTTAGCCTTAAGAACCCATTCGCAAACATCTGGCTGGAGTTTAACGGAACAAGAACCTTTCAACAATATTACCCGAACAACAATCGAAGCATTATCTTCAGCTTTGGGCGGAACACAATCTTTGCACACCAATGCTTTGGATGAAGCGATTGCTTTACCAACAGATTATTCGGCGAAAATCGCAAGAAATACACAAATTATCCTTCAACAAGAAAGCGGAATCTGCGACGTCGTTGACCCAATGGGCGGAAGTCATTTGATTGAAACTTTAACGCAACAAATGATTGAGGAAGCAATGAAATTCATCGATGAAGTGGAAAAAGAAGGCGGAATGACCAAAGCCATCGAAGCCGGAATTCCGAAAATGAGAATCGAGGAAGCATCGGCCATCAAGCAAGCAAAAATCGATAGCGGAGAAGAATTCATCATCGGCATCAATTCCTTCAAATCCGATTTAAAACAGACCGAAATCGAAATCCTCGACATCGATAATACGGAAGTTCGCAGAAAACAAATCGAAAGATTGGAAAAAATAAAAGCCGAACGCAACACAGCATCGGTTGAAGAAATTTTAAATCAAATTCGAGAAACAGCAAAAACAGGAAACGGAAATCTTCTGGAACTTTGCATTGAAGCTGCAAGAAGAAGAGTCACTCTCGGCGAAATGAGCGATGCAATGGAAGAAAGTTTCGGACGCTACAAAGCCAATATCAGAACCATATCAGGAGTTTACGCAATGAATGCAAGCAAAAATGAATACTTTGAAAAGGCAGTTGCTTTAAGCCAAAAATTTGAAGACCAAGAAGGACGACGACCAAGAATTATGGTTGCAAAAATGGGACAGGACGGTCACGACCGTGGCGCAAAAGTAGTCGCAACCGCATTTGCAGATATGGGATTTGACGTCGATGTGGCGCCATTATTTCAAACGCCGGAAGAAGTTGCGAAACAAGCGGTGGAAAATGACATTCACATTTTGGGTGTTTCATCTCTGGCTGCAGGTCACAAAACTTTGGTTCCGCAAGTGGTGGAAGAGTTGAAAAAATTGGGTGCAGATGATATTACAATCGTTGTTGGTGGTGTAATTCCGCAACAGGATTATGAATTTTTGTATCAAAATGGGGCGCATCATATTTTTGGGCCGGGAACTAATTTGCCGAAAAGTGCGGTGGAGATTTTGGAAAAACTTTTAGATTAA
- a CDS encoding DUF4251 domain-containing protein gives MKSLILIFSLALMTIGCTSQTYLDPTTLSSVVQNKEFDFNATKAFPTNFDVINVMNSMPGSTGTRILNLDPGNGFNLKKDLFSVALPYFGRAFNASPGDAINGGLRFESKDFRVKQSITKKGNTMFTITTVDQKESYIFTLEIFKNGSAFLSVSSNNRQPISFDGNISAGGN, from the coding sequence ATGAAATCTTTAATATTAATATTCAGTCTAGCTTTGATGACGATAGGCTGCACAAGCCAAACCTATCTGGATCCCACCACTTTGAGTTCTGTAGTTCAAAATAAAGAGTTTGATTTCAACGCAACTAAGGCTTTCCCAACCAATTTTGATGTCATCAATGTTATGAACTCAATGCCGGGCTCGACTGGAACCAGAATTTTGAATCTAGATCCGGGGAACGGATTTAATTTAAAAAAAGACCTCTTTAGTGTCGCTTTGCCGTATTTCGGAAGAGCCTTCAACGCAAGTCCGGGCGATGCAATTAATGGTGGATTGCGATTTGAATCCAAAGATTTCCGTGTAAAACAGTCGATTACCAAAAAAGGGAATACTATGTTTACAATCACAACAGTGGACCAAAAAGAAAGCTACATTTTCACTTTGGAGATCTTTAAAAACGGGAGTGCATTTTTGTCCGTAAGCTCGAATAATAGACAACCTATCAGTTTTGATGGTAATATTTCGGCCGGAGGTAATTAA
- a CDS encoding Crp/Fnr family transcriptional regulator has protein sequence MEESSKEYLLQNIPGITKEDVEILTPYTTLRTFKSGEIYIRPGDNNRKVYFIKSGIVRVYHLEANGAEKTILFHNKKSFFGNYDGIIYNQPSRYFYQSIGETELFELTYDAIHLGSQKSLTINNLRANMFLQMIGILLQNIEDFVLLNPEERYQKHLEANAKVLQKVPSKYIASLLGITPVSLSRIKKRLLKGN, from the coding sequence ATGGAAGAATCTTCAAAAGAATATTTGTTACAAAACATTCCAGGAATTACGAAAGAAGACGTGGAAATCCTTACGCCTTACACCACGCTGAGAACCTTCAAATCTGGGGAAATCTACATCAGGCCAGGAGATAACAACCGCAAGGTCTATTTCATCAAAAGTGGAATTGTACGTGTTTATCACTTGGAAGCCAACGGGGCGGAAAAGACCATTCTTTTCCACAACAAAAAGAGTTTTTTCGGTAATTATGATGGGATTATCTACAATCAACCTTCGAGATATTTTTACCAATCCATTGGTGAGACCGAACTATTTGAATTGACCTATGATGCCATTCACCTTGGTTCTCAAAAAAGTTTGACCATCAACAATCTGCGGGCCAATATGTTCTTGCAAATGATTGGAATTCTCTTACAAAACATCGAAGATTTTGTACTCCTGAATCCCGAAGAACGATATCAGAAACATCTGGAAGCCAACGCAAAAGTTCTGCAGAAAGTGCCTTCGAAATATATTGCTTCACTTCTGGGAATCACGCCGGTATCACTTAGTAGAATTAAAAAGAGACTTTTGAAGGGAAATTAA
- a CDS encoding ATP-dependent Clp protease ATP-binding subunit encodes MDYKFSDGLNRVFKQSKNEARRLQSEFLNTEHFLLGIIKTENSAKEILESLSADLTQIKRKIETLSSVNSNPFTANMGSISFTKMADQAVKRSELECRQYQSSDINTVHLLLGVLYKQEDPTANILQAYDIDYDAVQKAYRTMLKNTDQLPQNSAYDDDEEKEEPYSQMKKPTGNLGAQKSKTPTLDNFGRDLTSLARDGKLDPVIGREKEIERVSQILSRRKKNNPLLIGEPGVGKSAIAEGLALRIQQKKVSRVLYGKRVITLDLASLVAGTKYRGQFEERMKAIMTELEKNRDVILFIDELHTIVGAGSSTGSLDASNMFKPALARGEIQCIGATTLDEYRQYIEKDGALERRFQKVMVEPTTVEETIQILHQVKDKYEDHHNVHYTDEAIQACVNLTARYITDRFLPDKAIDAMDEAGSRVYIKNMKVPSEIIEHETRIEEVKELKQQAVKAQDYLEARKLKDEEERLQIELNLAQEQWDKDVKEKKEEVTEESVAEVVSMMSGVPVTKVGKNELDKLAQMDDKLNGKVIGQEDAVKKVVKAIQRNRAGLKDPNRPIGTFIFLGTTGVGKTELAKVMARELFDSDEALIRIDMSEYMEKFAVSRLVGAPPGYVGYEEGGQLTEAVRRKPYAVVLLDEIEKAHPDVFNILLQILDEGFVTDSLGRKIDFRNTIIILTSNIGTRDLKDFGDGVGFGTNAKKTNTDARARSTIENALKKAFAPEFLNRIDDIIIFNSLEQKDIKRIIDLELSKLYGRLEKLGYRIELTEEAKDFISEKGWDKDFGARPLKRAIQKYIEDLLAEMLVNKQFGEGETVVLKVNEAKDGLEGETVKEEQIVK; translated from the coding sequence ATGGATTATAAATTTTCAGACGGTTTGAACCGCGTGTTCAAGCAAAGCAAAAATGAAGCAAGGCGTTTGCAGAGTGAATTTCTGAATACTGAACATTTCCTTTTAGGAATCATCAAAACTGAAAATTCTGCAAAGGAGATCCTCGAAAGTCTAAGCGCAGATCTTACCCAGATAAAGAGAAAAATAGAAACCCTGAGCTCTGTAAACTCAAATCCGTTTACAGCGAATATGGGAAGCATTTCTTTTACAAAAATGGCAGATCAGGCCGTGAAAAGATCTGAGCTGGAATGTCGCCAATATCAATCTTCGGATATCAATACGGTGCATCTTTTATTAGGTGTTCTGTACAAACAGGAAGATCCAACGGCAAATATTCTTCAAGCTTACGATATCGATTATGACGCTGTGCAAAAAGCATACAGAACGATGTTGAAAAACACTGATCAGTTACCACAGAATAGTGCGTATGATGATGACGAAGAGAAAGAAGAACCTTACAGCCAAATGAAAAAGCCGACGGGAAATCTTGGCGCTCAAAAAAGTAAAACCCCAACTTTGGACAACTTCGGTCGTGATTTAACTTCTCTCGCAAGAGACGGAAAACTGGATCCGGTGATCGGTCGTGAAAAAGAAATTGAAAGGGTTTCTCAGATCTTATCAAGAAGAAAGAAAAACAATCCGCTTTTGATCGGTGAGCCAGGTGTTGGTAAATCAGCGATTGCAGAAGGTTTGGCTTTGAGAATTCAGCAGAAAAAAGTTTCTCGAGTTCTTTATGGAAAGAGAGTCATTACCCTTGACCTTGCAAGTTTGGTTGCTGGAACCAAATATCGTGGACAATTCGAAGAGAGAATGAAAGCGATAATGACAGAATTGGAGAAAAACCGCGATGTCATCCTTTTCATCGATGAATTGCATACAATTGTCGGCGCAGGAAGTTCTACCGGAAGTTTAGATGCTTCCAATATGTTCAAACCAGCTTTGGCAAGAGGCGAGATTCAATGTATTGGTGCGACTACTCTTGACGAGTACAGACAATACATCGAGAAAGATGGCGCTTTGGAACGTCGTTTCCAGAAAGTAATGGTTGAGCCGACTACCGTTGAAGAAACGATTCAAATTCTTCATCAGGTTAAGGACAAATATGAGGATCACCACAATGTTCATTACACAGATGAAGCTATCCAAGCTTGTGTGAACTTGACAGCAAGATACATTACAGACAGATTCCTTCCGGACAAAGCGATTGATGCGATGGACGAAGCCGGGTCTAGAGTTTATATCAAAAATATGAAAGTTCCTTCCGAGATCATCGAGCACGAAACACGCATCGAAGAAGTGAAGGAATTGAAGCAACAAGCCGTAAAAGCTCAGGATTATCTTGAAGCTAGAAAGTTGAAAGACGAGGAAGAAAGACTTCAAATTGAATTGAATCTTGCCCAAGAACAATGGGATAAAGATGTCAAAGAGAAAAAAGAAGAAGTGACCGAAGAAAGTGTTGCAGAAGTGGTCTCTATGATGAGTGGCGTTCCTGTAACGAAAGTTGGTAAAAATGAGCTTGATAAATTGGCTCAAATGGATGATAAACTTAATGGAAAAGTTATCGGTCAGGAAGACGCTGTGAAAAAAGTGGTGAAAGCCATCCAAAGAAACAGAGCTGGTCTTAAAGACCCGAACAGACCAATCGGAACATTCATTTTCCTTGGAACAACTGGTGTTGGTAAAACAGAATTGGCCAAAGTAATGGCGCGTGAATTATTCGACTCAGACGAAGCTTTGATCAGGATCGATATGAGTGAGTATATGGAGAAATTCGCGGTTTCCAGATTGGTTGGAGCGCCTCCAGGATACGTTGGATACGAAGAAGGCGGACAATTGACGGAAGCTGTGCGAAGAAAACCTTACGCAGTCGTGCTTCTTGATGAGATCGAGAAAGCACATCCAGATGTTTTCAACATTTTGTTGCAGATTTTGGACGAAGGTTTTGTAACCGATTCATTAGGTAGAAAAATTGATTTTAGAAATACTATCATTATCCTGACCTCGAATATCGGAACCAGAGACCTGAAAGACTTCGGAGATGGTGTAGGATTCGGAACCAATGCGAAGAAAACCAATACCGATGCAAGAGCAAGGTCTACAATTGAGAACGCTTTGAAGAAAGCATTCGCGCCAGAATTCCTAAACAGAATTGATGACATTATTATCTTCAACTCTCTTGAGCAAAAAGATATTAAGAGAATCATCGATTTGGAATTGTCCAAATTGTATGGCAGATTGGAAAAACTAGGCTACAGAATCGAATTGACGGAAGAAGCAAAAGATTTCATTTCCGAAAAAGGATGGGACAAAGACTTCGGAGCGAGACCTCTGAAACGTGCAATCCAGAAATACATCGAAGACTTGTTGGCTGAAATGCTTGTCAACAAACAATTTGGTGAAGGTGAAACAGTTGTCCTGAAAGTCAATGAAGCTAAAGATGGTTTGGAAGGCGAAACTGTGAAAGAAGAGCAAATCGTAAAGTAA
- a CDS encoding Crp/Fnr family transcriptional regulator has translation MKELFDFILRFGNLNPQQIDFIKTKAKEIDFKKDEYFSEAGKIASQVGFVVDGILRVCYYNNEGEEITKYFIEENNLVVDLESFDNQIISSSYVQAITDCKMIIFSRKDWLELLQTIVGFDVIVNKIISRALLLKVERRSPLVTEDATKRYLKFLEIYPNVVNRIPLSYVASYLGVTQSSLSRIRKNI, from the coding sequence ATGAAAGAATTATTCGATTTTATTTTACGCTTCGGGAATCTCAATCCGCAGCAGATTGACTTTATTAAAACTAAAGCCAAAGAAATTGATTTCAAAAAAGATGAGTATTTCTCCGAGGCAGGGAAAATTGCGAGTCAGGTTGGATTTGTCGTCGATGGAATTCTGCGTGTTTGCTATTACAACAATGAAGGCGAAGAGATCACCAAATATTTCATCGAGGAAAACAATCTGGTCGTCGACCTGGAAAGTTTTGACAATCAAATCATTTCCAGTTCTTATGTTCAGGCCATTACAGATTGTAAAATGATCATATTCTCAAGAAAAGATTGGTTGGAACTTTTGCAGACCATTGTTGGTTTCGATGTCATTGTCAACAAGATAATTTCCAGAGCATTATTACTGAAAGTGGAACGGAGAAGTCCGCTTGTGACAGAAGATGCAACAAAACGTTATCTCAAATTTTTGGAGATCTATCCGAATGTCGTGAACAGAATTCCACTGTCTTACGTTGCCTCTTATCTTGGTGTGACACAATCTTCTCTTAGCCGAATCCGAAAAAATATTTAA
- a CDS encoding uroporphyrinogen decarboxylase, with protein MNNWSEYVGYLASVFIVVSFLLKDIRTIRTINLLGCICFVIYGFYNGVLWPIIIPNGILAVIQIYNIVKKN; from the coding sequence ATGAATAATTGGTCAGAATATGTCGGTTACTTAGCGTCTGTCTTCATCGTAGTCAGCTTCTTGCTCAAGGATATTAGAACGATCAGGACCATTAATTTATTGGGCTGCATCTGTTTTGTGATCTACGGATTCTACAATGGTGTGCTGTGGCCGATCATCATTCCAAATGGCATTCTCGCCGTGATCCAGATCTATAATATTGTAAAAAAGAATTAG
- a CDS encoding glycosyltransferase — MKVVISVFNNLYTDQRVEKVCKTLYDNGYEPVLIGCNWLGAPEMERPYPFFRIDLKSKKLRFAYIEFQRKLYKEVLKNADNKTILLANDLETLMPNYLISKKLNIPIVFDSHEIFTEMPTIQGRWVKHVWKKIEKTFVPKIKRMITASNSYANWFVKEYEINKPTVINNLPRKIEFTGTKENSKKIILYQGWLNYSRGIDKAILAMQSIDNAELWIAGGGPMEAEFWNLAKQSGVEDKIKFLGKLCPSDLRTITPKADVGLSIEENKGLSYYYSLPNKISDYIQSRVPVVVSNFPEMTNIVNTFGVGEIIEDHSPEHLAEKINLVLKNGKAFYLHNLNVASDELCWENEEDKILKIFSDSRKELEHNH, encoded by the coding sequence ATGAAAGTTGTCATTAGTGTTTTCAATAATCTATATACCGACCAGCGTGTGGAAAAGGTATGTAAAACACTTTATGATAATGGCTACGAGCCTGTTCTGATTGGATGCAACTGGCTTGGAGCGCCAGAAATGGAAAGGCCTTATCCTTTTTTCAGGATTGATCTGAAGTCGAAAAAACTTCGGTTTGCGTACATCGAATTTCAAAGAAAACTGTACAAAGAGGTTTTGAAAAATGCTGACAATAAGACCATTTTATTGGCCAATGATCTCGAAACGCTTATGCCAAATTATCTGATTTCCAAAAAACTCAACATCCCGATCGTTTTCGACAGCCACGAGATCTTTACAGAAATGCCAACCATCCAAGGCCGTTGGGTAAAGCACGTTTGGAAGAAAATCGAAAAAACCTTTGTCCCGAAGATCAAAAGAATGATCACCGCAAGTAATTCGTATGCTAATTGGTTTGTAAAGGAATACGAGATCAATAAACCAACTGTCATTAATAATCTGCCAAGAAAAATCGAGTTTACGGGAACCAAGGAAAATTCAAAGAAAATAATTCTTTATCAAGGTTGGCTCAATTATTCCCGAGGGATTGACAAGGCCATTCTCGCGATGCAATCGATTGACAATGCTGAACTTTGGATCGCAGGCGGCGGACCGATGGAAGCGGAATTTTGGAATTTGGCGAAACAATCCGGCGTTGAAGATAAAATAAAATTTCTCGGAAAACTTTGTCCTTCTGATTTACGGACGATCACCCCAAAAGCCGATGTAGGTTTAAGCATCGAGGAAAATAAAGGGCTTAGTTATTATTATTCATTACCAAACAAAATTTCTGATTACATCCAATCCCGAGTTCCTGTGGTGGTTTCCAATTTCCCGGAGATGACGAACATCGTCAACACATTTGGCGTGGGAGAGATCATAGAAGATCATTCGCCAGAACACCTTGCGGAGAAGATAAATTTAGTCCTAAAAAACGGCAAAGCCTTCTATCTCCATAACCTGAATGTAGCGTCCGACGAACTTTGCTGGGAAAATGAAGAAGACAAGATCCTGAAAATTTTCAGCGATTCCAGAAAAGAGTTGGAGCACAACCATTAA